One genomic segment of Hordeum vulgare subsp. vulgare chromosome 2H, MorexV3_pseudomolecules_assembly, whole genome shotgun sequence includes these proteins:
- the LOC123424684 gene encoding thioredoxin-like 1-1, chloroplastic, with protein sequence MANALYGGGVAAPCGDLGAAAALAESLPMGGGYRARSSFPAGRVALAERPLPRSLQVAAAAGQMNGNLTIGKAMRWWEKGTQPNMREVESAQDLADSLLNAGDKLVVVDFFSPGCGGCRALHPKIAQFAERNPDVLFLQVNYEKHKSMCYSLHVHVLPFFRFYRGAQGRVSSFSCTNATIKKFKDALAKHSPDRCSLGPARGLEKAELLALAENRDLEFTYSEKPTLVPIAEAIRMEAASIGGPWLPLPPAATQPFPLGSENGSLIPSGR encoded by the exons ATGGCCAACGCGCTTTACGGCGGCGGCGTGGCGGCGCCGTGCGGTGACTTGGGCGCCGCGGCCGCGCTCGCGGAGTCTTTGCCGATGGGCGGCGGGTACCGCGCGAGGAGCTCCTTCCCCGCCGGGAGGGTGGCGCTGGCGGAGAGGCCCCTGCCCCGGAGCCTCCAGGTGGCGGCCGCTGCTGGACAG ATGAACGGGAACCTGACGATTGGCAAGGCCATGAGGTGGTGGGAGAAGGGGACGCAGCCCAACATGAGGGAGGTCGAGTCCGCGCAAGACCTCGCCGACTCCCTGCTCAACGCCGGCGACAAGCTCGTCGTCGTCGACTTCTTCTCCCCCGGCTGCGGTGGCTGCCGCGCGCTCCACCCCAAG ATTGCGCAGTTCGCCGAGCGTAATCCGGACGTGCTGTTCCTGCAAGTCAACTACGAGAAGCACAAGTCCATGTGCTACAGCCTCCATGTCCATGTCCTCCCTTTCTTCAGGTTCTACAGGGGAGCTCAGGGCAGGGTCAGCAGCTTCAGCTGCACCAACGCAACC ATAAAGAAGTTCAAGGACGCCCTCGCAAAGCACTCGCCGGACAGGTGCAGCCTCGGCCCGGCGCGGGGGCTTGAGAAGGCGGAGCTCTTGGCTCTGGCTGAGAACAGGGACCTGGAATTCACCTACAGCGAGAAGCCGACACTTGTGCCGATCGCAGAGGCCATCAGGATGGAAGCTGCCTCAATCGGAGGCCCATGGCTGCCATTGCCTCCGGCCGCGACGCAGCCGTTTCCTCTGGGATCCGAGAATGGCTCGCTCATCCCCTCTGGAAGATAG